A genomic window from Chitinophaga pollutisoli includes:
- a CDS encoding SusD/RagB family nutrient-binding outer membrane lipoprotein → MKKLTILSIITAAALFSASCKKDFGETNTDPSVVTTPDVAALFAYSCENLESYQGQEWVWENLEQLLRFSQHLTTDPYELSNNVNSRYRVLYNNILPNLVEIRNYSSGLSDGDRYRNIRAATYIVGILQALKTTDMNGSMPYTQAIKARQTGELRPAYDPQQLLFDTWLTELSLAIDSLAMPATNQIGFGASDIYYANNWLNWAKLANTLKLRIAVRYEKADVNITKRVFREVMTSAEGPIDSDAAQFKYDRPTWNPIGNDIDYRSPRFGTSSIINFMKSTNDPRLPIYFTPNDLTGSFRDTLDKYNKTLPAFINLNDPMVQWQGGPADWTTDPVKATWYKTTFDAGGNNKWRLIGFINKKFFAPRYGSNTTGRLLDYMVTYAETCFYIAEMVQKGYGAGFDTKGSAEDWYKKGVESSLRTMNLIAAAAESTTGLTGNGNADVQAYLDHPNVKFNGVNNLERIYIQQYLNFYRLGNEAFTFVRRTGYPKNNSAYYTRNAWNEPIPRRYALDEPALGTNNENWLKAQQDQGFTPNDRTATTLANQRLWFDKNSPAFGQGN, encoded by the coding sequence ATGAAAAAGCTAACGATTCTTTCCATCATAACGGCCGCCGCGCTTTTTTCCGCTTCCTGTAAAAAGGATTTCGGGGAAACGAACACCGATCCCAGCGTGGTAACAACGCCCGACGTGGCGGCGCTTTTCGCCTATTCCTGCGAGAACCTGGAGAGTTACCAGGGACAGGAATGGGTTTGGGAAAACCTGGAGCAGTTATTACGTTTTTCCCAGCACCTCACCACCGATCCATACGAGTTGTCGAACAACGTGAACAGCCGCTACCGCGTGTTGTACAACAACATCCTGCCCAACCTGGTGGAGATCCGGAATTATTCCAGCGGCCTGTCTGACGGCGACCGTTACCGCAATATCCGCGCGGCCACTTACATCGTGGGTATCCTGCAGGCGTTGAAAACAACGGATATGAACGGTTCGATGCCATACACCCAGGCCATCAAAGCCAGGCAAACGGGCGAGCTGCGCCCCGCCTACGATCCGCAGCAGCTGTTGTTCGATACCTGGCTTACGGAATTATCGCTCGCCATTGATTCGCTGGCGATGCCGGCCACCAACCAGATCGGGTTCGGCGCTTCGGATATCTATTACGCCAACAACTGGCTGAACTGGGCCAAACTCGCCAATACGCTGAAACTCCGCATCGCCGTGCGGTACGAGAAGGCGGACGTCAACATTACGAAACGCGTGTTCCGGGAAGTGATGACCAGCGCGGAAGGGCCGATCGATTCGGATGCTGCTCAATTTAAATATGATCGCCCCACCTGGAACCCCATCGGCAACGATATCGATTACCGCAGTCCCCGCTTCGGCACATCATCGATCATCAATTTCATGAAATCCACCAACGACCCGCGCCTGCCCATTTATTTCACACCCAACGACCTGACGGGCAGCTTCCGGGATACGCTGGACAAATACAACAAAACGCTCCCCGCTTTCATCAACCTGAACGATCCGATGGTGCAATGGCAGGGTGGCCCGGCCGACTGGACCACCGACCCGGTGAAGGCCACCTGGTACAAAACCACCTTCGACGCAGGCGGGAATAATAAATGGCGACTGATCGGTTTCATCAATAAGAAATTCTTCGCGCCCCGCTACGGCTCCAATACCACCGGCCGTTTGCTCGATTATATGGTGACTTACGCCGAAACCTGCTTCTATATCGCGGAAATGGTGCAGAAGGGCTACGGTGCAGGGTTTGATACGAAAGGAAGTGCCGAAGACTGGTATAAAAAAGGCGTGGAATCCTCGCTGCGCACCATGAACCTCATCGCCGCGGCGGCGGAAAGCACCACCGGCCTCACGGGTAACGGGAATGCCGATGTGCAAGCCTATCTCGATCACCCCAACGTAAAGTTCAATGGCGTGAATAATCTCGAAAGGATTTACATCCAGCAATACCTGAACTTCTACCGCCTGGGAAACGAAGCGTTTACGTTCGTCCGCCGGACAGGTTACCCGAAAAACAATTCCGCCTACTACACCCGCAACGCCTGGAACGAGCCAATCCCACGCCGTTACGCGCTGGACGAGCCAGCGCTGGGCACCAATAACGAAAATTGGCTGAAAGCGCAGCAGGACCAGGGCTTTACGCCCAACGACCGGACGGCCACCACACTGGCCAACCAGCGCCTGTGGTTCGATAAGAACAGTCCCGCTTTCGGGCAGGGGAATTGA
- a CDS encoding FecR domain-containing protein — MVDGSRITLSPGARVRYQSIPGPDAREVRLEGSAFFEVAPDPKRPFTVFAGKVVTRVLGTSFRISGGESITVAVRSGKVSVSHDGNGKSWILLPNEQAVYDAGRNTMAKSVVINKAILENPIAPVPRFSFDEAPAPAVVDALADTYAVEIRYDRKLFEKCRITVSLEEGTFYDKMDVLCKVLGATYETVNNEVRISGPGCH, encoded by the coding sequence TTGGTAGACGGTTCGCGGATTACCCTGAGCCCCGGCGCCAGGGTCCGTTATCAAAGCATACCCGGCCCCGATGCCCGGGAAGTGCGGCTGGAAGGCTCGGCGTTTTTCGAAGTAGCGCCCGACCCGAAGCGCCCCTTCACCGTATTCGCCGGAAAAGTCGTAACCCGCGTGCTGGGCACCAGCTTCCGGATCAGCGGCGGAGAAAGCATCACCGTAGCCGTCCGCTCCGGGAAAGTTTCCGTTTCGCATGACGGCAACGGAAAGTCGTGGATATTACTGCCCAATGAACAGGCCGTTTATGACGCCGGACGCAACACGATGGCCAAGTCGGTTGTTATAAATAAGGCCATCCTCGAAAACCCCATTGCCCCCGTTCCCCGTTTCAGCTTCGACGAAGCTCCCGCTCCCGCCGTCGTGGACGCCCTGGCGGATACCTACGCCGTGGAAATCCGGTACGACAGGAAGCTGTTCGAAAAATGCAGGATTACCGTGTCTTTGGAAGAAGGCACTTTTTACGATAAGATGGATGTGCTCTGCAAAGTGCTGGGCGCAACTTACGAAACAGTGAACAATGAAGTGCGGATCTCCGGTCCTGGCTGCCATTAA
- a CDS encoding TonB-dependent receptor plug domain-containing protein, protein MNTFRFMMRVALLKTLLCIYVMSAIAAGREAQGVLDKKISLTVANKQLKSVLGRIEEAASVKFAYATQTIPLNSIVSVSVQDTRLGDVLQSLLSPYNVNLEVVGSQIIIQRDGLKVVISRDALFKKVTGRVKAADGSSIPGVTVTVKGTAKGTTTNADGFFEIEAEEGAVLVFTAIGFATQEQAIGAGSNYDMVLQESKRELSEVVVTALGQRKEKRALGYSVSEVKGAELAATNEVNPINALQGKAPGINIDQGSGGLFGNSRILLRGNSTLSLNNQPIFVIDGVIMENDAFDGKGRDFGNDLKNLNMEEFESVSVLKGSAAAALYGARAVNGVVLITSKKGRTKKGWGVSLSQSINIQDPYRGPDFQNEYGGGTVGAFFTDTRDPGYGPGTNWQTKVFPTNAAGEPYIDPQKNRELENWGPKFANQKVRNYDGTWTEYKAAPNNYLDAFQTGVGYLTNVALDGATDKSSFRLSYSRNQAEGINFRNKMNKNAFTLRATHNLTSFITLDAGADYTSLKGENPPQLGLNNYIWIFPRNYDTKYWMQRSKYTSTLGGVPKVYDANETNFVPGADYWFRIFENDYLQDEQMFRGRLAVNAKLTSWLNLQLEGNFSNIAIRNETKELGQGFDFRGKTIPVAASMAWATRRNAPGL, encoded by the coding sequence ATGAATACCTTCCGTTTCATGATGCGGGTAGCGCTGTTGAAGACCCTCCTGTGCATATACGTGATGTCCGCCATCGCCGCGGGCCGCGAGGCGCAGGGCGTGCTCGACAAGAAAATCTCCCTTACCGTGGCCAACAAGCAGCTGAAAAGTGTGCTCGGCAGGATCGAAGAGGCGGCTTCCGTCAAGTTCGCCTATGCTACCCAAACCATCCCCCTGAACAGTATCGTGAGCGTCAGCGTGCAGGACACGCGGCTCGGCGACGTGCTGCAATCACTGCTGTCGCCCTACAACGTCAACCTCGAAGTAGTCGGCTCCCAGATCATTATCCAGCGCGACGGGCTGAAGGTGGTCATCAGCCGCGACGCGCTTTTTAAGAAAGTCACCGGCCGCGTGAAAGCGGCCGACGGTTCCAGCATTCCCGGGGTAACCGTTACCGTAAAAGGGACCGCCAAAGGCACCACCACCAATGCCGACGGGTTCTTCGAAATCGAGGCTGAAGAAGGCGCCGTGTTGGTTTTTACCGCTATCGGCTTCGCTACGCAGGAACAGGCCATCGGCGCGGGCAGCAACTACGACATGGTGCTCCAGGAGTCCAAACGCGAGCTGTCGGAAGTAGTGGTAACGGCACTTGGCCAACGCAAGGAGAAACGCGCGCTGGGCTACTCCGTGTCGGAAGTGAAAGGCGCGGAACTGGCCGCCACCAATGAAGTAAACCCCATCAACGCCTTACAGGGAAAAGCGCCAGGCATCAACATCGATCAGGGCTCCGGTGGGCTGTTCGGCAACTCGCGCATCCTCCTGCGGGGCAACTCCACCCTCAGCCTCAACAACCAGCCCATTTTCGTGATCGACGGGGTGATTATGGAGAACGACGCCTTCGACGGCAAGGGGCGCGATTTCGGGAACGATCTCAAGAACCTGAACATGGAAGAGTTTGAAAGCGTTTCCGTGCTGAAAGGCTCCGCAGCGGCGGCACTCTACGGCGCCCGCGCGGTGAACGGCGTCGTGCTCATCACTTCCAAAAAAGGACGGACGAAAAAAGGTTGGGGCGTATCCCTGAGCCAGTCCATCAACATCCAGGACCCCTATCGCGGGCCGGACTTCCAGAACGAATACGGCGGCGGCACCGTGGGCGCTTTCTTTACCGATACCCGCGACCCCGGATATGGGCCCGGAACCAACTGGCAAACGAAGGTGTTCCCCACCAACGCCGCCGGCGAACCGTATATCGATCCGCAAAAAAACAGGGAACTGGAGAACTGGGGGCCGAAATTCGCCAACCAGAAAGTGCGGAATTACGACGGCACCTGGACCGAATACAAAGCCGCCCCCAACAATTACCTCGATGCATTCCAGACCGGCGTGGGCTACCTCACCAACGTAGCGCTCGACGGCGCAACGGATAAATCTTCGTTCCGTTTGTCGTACTCCCGCAACCAGGCGGAAGGGATCAATTTCCGGAACAAGATGAACAAAAACGCCTTCACGCTGCGCGCCACGCACAACCTGACCAGCTTTATCACGCTGGACGCGGGCGCGGATTACACGTCCCTCAAAGGCGAAAACCCGCCGCAGCTGGGGTTGAATAATTACATCTGGATTTTCCCCCGCAACTACGACACCAAATACTGGATGCAGCGCAGCAAATACACCAGCACCCTCGGCGGTGTGCCCAAAGTATACGACGCCAACGAAACCAACTTCGTTCCCGGCGCTGATTACTGGTTCCGGATTTTTGAAAACGATTACCTCCAGGATGAGCAGATGTTCCGTGGGCGCCTCGCCGTCAACGCGAAGCTCACCAGCTGGCTGAACCTCCAGCTGGAAGGGAACTTCAGCAATATCGCCATCAGGAACGAAACGAAGGAACTGGGGCAGGGATTTGATTTTAGGGGGAAGACAATACCAGTGGCGGCAAGTATGGCCTGGGCCACTCGCAGAAACGCGCCTGGTTTATGA
- a CDS encoding NADP-dependent oxidoreductase, giving the protein MTQVKQITFAARPSGLPDASIFRIEEVALPDAKEGELRLRGLFYSVDPYMRGRMNDAKSYVPPFQVGQALEGGVVAEVISSRATGFEPGDVVLGPYLPWRTEMTVPATAVQKIDASIAPPSYYLGVLGMTGLTAYIGLMDIGKPKPGETVVVSGAAGAVGSVVGQIAKHLGCRAVGIAGSDEKGKLLTETFGFDAAINYNEPGLDDRLSTACPNGVDIYFDNVGGEVSDAVMKQLNFFARVPLCGQISMYNATKPPTGPRWQGLMVTRSILMQGFIIRNYAARFREGIEFLAPLVKAGKIKSEETVAEGFEKLPEALLGLFSGKNKGKMIVKA; this is encoded by the coding sequence ATGACACAGGTAAAACAGATAACGTTCGCCGCACGGCCCTCCGGCCTGCCCGATGCATCCATTTTCCGGATCGAGGAAGTAGCCCTGCCCGATGCGAAAGAAGGTGAGCTCCGGCTCAGGGGTTTGTTCTATTCCGTGGACCCGTACATGCGCGGCCGGATGAACGACGCCAAATCGTACGTGCCCCCCTTCCAGGTCGGCCAGGCGCTGGAAGGCGGTGTGGTGGCGGAAGTAATTTCGTCCCGCGCGACGGGCTTCGAACCGGGAGACGTTGTGCTCGGCCCCTATCTCCCCTGGCGCACGGAAATGACCGTTCCCGCCACCGCCGTTCAGAAAATCGACGCCAGCATCGCCCCGCCCAGTTATTACCTCGGCGTACTGGGCATGACCGGCCTCACGGCATACATTGGCCTCATGGACATCGGCAAGCCCAAACCAGGGGAAACCGTAGTAGTATCCGGCGCCGCCGGCGCCGTGGGCTCCGTGGTGGGGCAGATCGCCAAACACCTGGGCTGCCGCGCGGTGGGAATCGCCGGTTCGGATGAAAAAGGGAAACTGCTGACGGAAACCTTCGGGTTCGACGCCGCCATCAATTATAACGAGCCCGGGCTCGACGACCGCCTGTCCACCGCCTGCCCCAACGGCGTAGACATCTATTTCGACAATGTAGGCGGCGAAGTATCGGACGCGGTGATGAAACAACTGAATTTCTTCGCCCGCGTGCCGCTCTGCGGGCAGATTTCCATGTACAACGCCACCAAACCGCCCACCGGCCCCCGCTGGCAGGGATTGATGGTAACGCGGAGCATACTCATGCAGGGTTTCATCATCCGCAACTACGCCGCCCGCTTCCGGGAAGGGATCGAATTCCTCGCCCCGCTCGTGAAAGCCGGCAAGATCAAATCGGAAGAAACCGTGGCGGAAGGGTTCGAAAAACTCCCGGAAGCCCTGCTCGGCCTCTTTTCCGGCAAAAACAAAGGCAAAATGATCGTCAAAGCCTGA
- a CDS encoding NrtR DNA-binding winged helix domain-containing protein, whose protein sequence is MKIAQYSSKNRMLVAVDCIIFGFDGTELKLLLIKRGFEPEKGRWSLMGGLMKRDETIDHAASRVLKELTGLENVYMEQLCTFGEIERDPVDRTLSVLYSSLIDINRYTQQINQDYHAEWFPLKKLPSLIFDHRDMVTLAQQKLRYKAAFHPIVFELLPEKFTLPQLQHLYEGIFDTLMDKRNFSRKVLSTGLLIKQKDKEKATSKRGAFYYKLDKRKYQTKFNAFLNFIPNPDAIR, encoded by the coding sequence TTGAAAATCGCCCAATATTCCAGCAAAAACAGGATGCTGGTGGCAGTAGACTGTATTATTTTCGGATTCGACGGAACGGAGCTGAAGCTGCTGCTGATCAAGCGGGGCTTTGAACCGGAGAAGGGCCGCTGGAGCCTGATGGGAGGATTGATGAAACGCGACGAGACCATCGATCATGCCGCCAGCCGTGTGCTGAAAGAGCTCACCGGGCTCGAAAACGTGTACATGGAACAGTTGTGCACTTTCGGGGAAATTGAGCGCGACCCGGTAGACCGTACCCTTTCCGTGCTTTACAGCAGCCTGATCGACATTAACCGCTACACGCAGCAGATCAACCAGGATTACCATGCCGAATGGTTCCCGCTCAAAAAACTTCCTTCCCTTATTTTCGACCACCGCGATATGGTGACCCTGGCGCAGCAGAAGCTCCGCTACAAAGCCGCCTTCCACCCCATCGTGTTCGAACTGTTACCGGAGAAATTCACCCTCCCCCAGCTCCAGCACCTCTACGAAGGCATCTTCGACACCCTGATGGATAAAAGGAATTTCTCCCGGAAGGTATTGTCCACCGGCCTGCTCATCAAACAAAAAGACAAAGAAAAAGCCACCTCGAAACGAGGGGCTTTCTATTACAAACTCGATAAAAGGAAGTATCAGACCAAGTTCAACGCTTTCCTCAATTTCATTCCCAACCCGGACGCCATCCGTTAA
- a CDS encoding YihY/virulence factor BrkB family protein: protein MGKPFIIRHGWQLLKCAGSDFMEDKVLKLSASLAYSTVFSIAPMLIIILFFSDIFLGRDALEGNLYHQLRDLVGASAATQIQDVVANSYLSPDFGWSTIIGFVTLVIGATGVFTEIQDSINLIWRLKAKPKKGKGLLKILLTRLLSFSLVASLGFVLVVSLVLHGIIEVLMDRLTLLFPDVTVVAAYVVNLVLTFAVISTLFAVIFKVLPDAKVQWRHVWTGAMVTAMLFMIGKGAIGFYLGSSSIGSTYGAAGSLVILLTWVYYSSAILYFGAEFTRQYVQKKGERIYPNDYAVWVEQVEKESEGVITEKKAPETITRP, encoded by the coding sequence ATGGGAAAACCGTTTATTATCCGCCACGGATGGCAATTGCTTAAATGCGCAGGAAGCGATTTTATGGAAGATAAGGTATTGAAACTCAGTGCGTCACTGGCTTATTCCACTGTGTTTTCCATTGCGCCGATGTTGATTATTATTCTGTTTTTCAGCGATATTTTTTTGGGAAGGGATGCGTTGGAAGGCAATCTTTACCACCAGTTGCGCGATTTGGTGGGGGCTTCGGCGGCCACGCAGATCCAGGATGTGGTGGCCAATTCCTACCTGTCGCCGGATTTTGGCTGGTCCACCATTATTGGTTTCGTGACGCTGGTCATCGGCGCCACAGGCGTTTTTACAGAGATCCAGGATTCCATCAACCTGATCTGGCGGTTGAAGGCGAAGCCGAAGAAGGGGAAAGGACTGTTGAAAATTCTCCTCACCCGGTTGCTTTCTTTCTCGCTGGTGGCGAGCCTTGGATTTGTGCTCGTGGTATCGCTGGTGCTACATGGCATTATTGAAGTGCTGATGGACCGGTTGACGTTATTATTCCCGGATGTGACGGTGGTGGCGGCGTATGTGGTGAACCTGGTGTTGACATTTGCCGTCATTTCCACCTTGTTTGCGGTAATTTTCAAGGTATTGCCGGATGCAAAGGTGCAATGGCGGCATGTGTGGACCGGCGCGATGGTGACGGCGATGTTGTTTATGATCGGGAAAGGCGCGATCGGGTTTTATCTCGGCTCCAGCAGTATCGGGTCGACGTACGGTGCGGCGGGTTCGCTGGTGATTTTGCTCACCTGGGTATACTATTCTTCCGCCATCCTGTATTTCGGGGCGGAATTCACGCGGCAATACGTGCAAAAGAAAGGGGAACGGATTTATCCGAACGATTACGCGGTGTGGGTGGAACAGGTGGAGAAGGAATCGGAGGGCGTGATCACGGAGAAGAAAGCCCCTGAAACGATCACACGACCCTGA
- a CDS encoding sigma-70 family RNA polymerase sigma factor: MPILNNMPPAADPVWEAFRQGDRDAFAQLYDEHAPPLIVYGIRVSRDEGMVRDAIQDLFIELWRSRGRIPAVGSVRGYLLKALRYKLMRKAGVRMRYADTLPDQADPVHPEAILLEQEDESLRRQRIREAIGQLPQRQQEMINLRFYQGLSTEEAAEIMAIHYQSAANLLHRGVTHLRQLLGPNALALIILLREG, translated from the coding sequence ATGCCGATACTAAACAACATGCCACCCGCCGCGGATCCGGTTTGGGAGGCCTTCAGACAAGGTGACCGGGATGCATTCGCGCAACTGTATGATGAGCACGCGCCGCCGCTGATTGTTTACGGCATCAGGGTGAGCAGGGATGAGGGGATGGTGAGAGATGCTATCCAGGACCTTTTTATAGAACTCTGGCGCTCCCGCGGGCGCATACCAGCCGTTGGCTCCGTAAGGGGTTATTTACTGAAAGCCCTCCGCTATAAACTCATGCGGAAGGCCGGCGTGCGCATGCGCTACGCCGATACGCTCCCCGATCAGGCGGACCCCGTCCATCCCGAAGCCATTCTCCTCGAACAGGAAGACGAATCCCTCCGCCGCCAGCGCATCCGCGAAGCCATCGGGCAGCTGCCCCAGCGCCAGCAGGAAATGATCAACCTGCGCTTCTACCAGGGCCTTTCCACCGAAGAAGCCGCGGAAATCATGGCCATCCATTACCAATCCGCCGCCAACCTCCTCCATCGCGGCGTGACCCATCTCCGCCAACTCCTCGGGCCCAATGCCCTCGCCCTGATCATCCTATTACGGGAAGGTTAA
- a CDS encoding aldose epimerase family protein, giving the protein MKKLSTLMALSTGGIMAFTACGDGGQKAAAVSLTSSKYGETGGAEVTQYTLTNANGMIVKVLNYGGVITDIITPDKNGAPGNVVLSFDSLSGYLQPGNPYFGTLVGRYANRIAKAQFSLDSVTYKLAANNNGNTLHGGIKGFDKVIWKATPQPGDSSILLEYRSADGEEGYPGNLDVKVVYTLTADNALQIDYTATTDKATPVNLTNHSYFNLSAGQSQDILGHELQLRAPRYTPVDETLIPVGRLDSVAGTPMDFTTPHKVGERISQVQGGYDHNWVLEEGEGLQEFGMLYDSVSGRVMTVATTEPGVQFYSGNFLDGSLSNTRNKAVYGKHAGMCLETQHFPDSPNQPSFPSAILRPGETYKQTTVYKFGVRK; this is encoded by the coding sequence ATGAAAAAGCTCTCGACCCTCATGGCATTGTCTACCGGCGGCATTATGGCCTTTACCGCCTGCGGCGACGGCGGCCAGAAAGCGGCTGCCGTATCACTGACCAGCTCGAAATACGGCGAAACGGGCGGTGCTGAAGTCACCCAGTACACGTTGACCAACGCCAATGGCATGATCGTCAAAGTCCTCAACTACGGCGGCGTTATCACCGATATTATCACGCCCGACAAGAACGGCGCCCCCGGTAACGTGGTGCTTTCGTTCGACAGCCTCAGCGGCTACCTCCAACCCGGCAATCCTTATTTCGGCACGCTGGTGGGCCGTTATGCCAACCGCATCGCCAAAGCGCAGTTCTCGCTCGACAGCGTGACCTACAAACTGGCCGCCAACAATAACGGCAACACCCTGCACGGCGGCATCAAAGGTTTCGATAAAGTGATCTGGAAAGCTACGCCCCAACCGGGCGACAGCAGCATCCTGCTCGAATACCGCAGCGCCGACGGCGAAGAAGGATATCCCGGCAACCTCGATGTAAAAGTGGTGTATACCCTCACGGCAGACAACGCCCTGCAGATCGATTATACCGCCACCACCGACAAGGCCACGCCCGTCAACCTGACGAACCACAGTTACTTCAACCTGTCGGCCGGCCAGTCGCAAGACATCCTGGGCCACGAGCTGCAGCTCCGCGCGCCGCGCTACACGCCTGTGGATGAAACCCTCATCCCCGTGGGCCGCCTGGATTCCGTGGCCGGCACGCCGATGGATTTCACCACGCCGCATAAAGTGGGCGAGCGCATCAGCCAGGTGCAGGGTGGTTACGACCACAACTGGGTATTGGAAGAAGGCGAAGGGCTGCAGGAATTCGGCATGCTGTACGATTCCGTATCGGGCCGCGTGATGACGGTGGCCACTACCGAACCCGGCGTACAGTTCTACAGCGGCAACTTCCTGGATGGTTCCCTGTCCAACACGCGCAACAAAGCCGTGTACGGCAAGCATGCCGGTATGTGCCTGGAAACACAGCACTTCCCGGATTCACCCAACCAGCCTTCGTTCCCCAGCGCAATCCTCCGCCCGGGCGAGACCTACAAACAAACTACCGTATACAAATTCGGGGTGCGCAAATAA
- a CDS encoding glucose 1-dehydrogenase → MSDLTGKSIVITGAAMGLGQAAAQVCAANGASLTLVDFNEKALNETAADIRNAHPDAQITTVLADVSNEEAVKKYVAAAMNAYGRIDGFYNNAGIEGKQAPMAEYDLAVFEKVIDINLMGVYYGLRHILPIMVKQSYGRIVNVASVGGIRGVLHQTPYVASKHAVSGMTKTAALEYAKHGITTNAIAPGAILTPMVAGAFQQMNPSDPKAAETEYAKDNPSKRLGLPVEVANVVAFLLSDDCSYVNGQTIAIDGGQSNAYGPV, encoded by the coding sequence ATGAGCGATCTGACAGGAAAATCCATCGTAATCACCGGCGCCGCCATGGGACTGGGTCAAGCCGCCGCGCAGGTCTGCGCCGCCAACGGCGCTTCCCTCACGCTGGTCGATTTCAACGAAAAAGCGCTGAACGAAACCGCGGCAGACATCCGCAATGCGCACCCCGATGCGCAGATCACCACCGTTTTGGCCGATGTATCGAACGAAGAAGCCGTGAAAAAGTACGTAGCCGCCGCGATGAACGCCTACGGCCGCATCGACGGCTTCTACAACAACGCGGGCATCGAAGGCAAACAGGCCCCCATGGCCGAATACGACCTTGCGGTTTTTGAAAAAGTCATCGACATCAACCTGATGGGCGTCTATTACGGACTACGCCATATTCTTCCCATCATGGTCAAACAATCGTACGGCCGCATCGTGAATGTGGCCTCCGTGGGCGGTATCCGCGGCGTGTTGCACCAAACGCCTTATGTGGCCAGCAAGCACGCCGTATCGGGGATGACGAAAACCGCCGCCCTCGAATACGCCAAACACGGCATCACCACCAACGCCATCGCGCCCGGCGCCATCCTTACACCGATGGTAGCGGGCGCATTTCAGCAAATGAACCCATCGGATCCCAAAGCGGCGGAAACCGAATACGCGAAAGATAATCCCAGCAAGCGCCTCGGCCTCCCCGTGGAAGTCGCCAACGTGGTGGCCTTCCTCCTCAGCGACGATTGCAGTTACGTAAACGGGCAAACGATCGCCATCGACGGCGGGCAATCCAACGCCTACGGCCCGGTGTGA